A single Penaeus vannamei isolate JL-2024 chromosome 22, ASM4276789v1, whole genome shotgun sequence DNA region contains:
- the Nsun5 gene encoding 28S rRNA (cytosine-C(5))-methyltransferase isoform X1, translating to MEKRPHSIPVPRLYKEAAKLLKRYENKEGTIKNLVLSNRKYRNYQTISALMCKTVQNATRIQTAIAASSLLVEQPQFDPHLAKILTSELINKGRLPGKSKPEQILLQYEDKIRKIIGTDLNANNEEKKKDSLPRYARINTLITSADRVHSHLAREGWRYEEHDFSSYDDFLDCIQNLDADSYVVDYHMKDLLVFPPNTPFWNDLLYRKGAIILQDKASCLPVFLSDIKSGSNIIDACAAPGNKTSHIAAVIDNEGKVLAVEKDSTRFATLQKLLKERGVECTTFENRDFTKLSLDLYGEAHYIFLDPTCSASGLNIIKDNISPQRIRGLASFQIHLLQFALSFPFVEEVIYSTCSVYEEENEEVVEEALKVYGHQFELEDIGKKLDGWKHYGKEGFDFGSKCVRTVPDVDRCHGFFVAKFVRKAEPDGEGSSKGAENHCTEDVEAGNEEHGETLKDNAVSCNGELREDLEEAEQNHDDNLTQKKKKRKKKKSAKVDGGEVHSEETEENNAVSCESESREIVEEAEDSHVENDNLKKKKKKKKKKSDRGAGEEAGDEENRRDRVDLMEVEDNNEDYTQKKKKRKTRDAGIHTGETETNNMEELEDNQDEDCTQKKKKKKKTVRDEGDKKKNGHREKYDAGSGKSELGEDFEQVEDNHDLNCTKKKKKKKRSRESESGSGKSDDNLLESNHLEEKNIKKKKNSLSNKND from the exons ATGGAGAAAAGGCCACACTCCATCCCTGTGCCAAGATTATACAAAGAGGCTGCAAAGCTTCTGAAACGGtatgaaaataaagagggaacCATCAAGAACCTGGTGCTCAGTAATAGGAAATACCGG AATTATCAAACTATTTCAGCATTGATGTGCAAAACTGTTCAGAATGCAACAAGAATACAAACAGCCATTGCTGCTTCCAGCCTTTTAGTAGAACAGCCACAGTTTGA TCCACACCTTGCAAAGATTTTGACTTCTGAACTCATCAATAAGGGACGTTTACCTGGAAAGAGCAAGCCAGAACAAATACTTCTTCAATATGAAGATAAAATAAGGAAGATAATTGGTACAGATCTGAATgcaaacaatgaagaaaaaaagaagg ATTCCCTGCCCAGGTATGCCAGAATCAACACCCTGATTACAAGTGCTGACAGAGTCCATAGCCACTTAGCCAGGGAAGGATGGAGATATGAAGAACATGACTTTAGTTCATATGATGATTTTTTGGACTGTATACAG AATTTGGATGCTGACAGTTACGTGGTTGATTACCACATGAAAGATCTTCTGGTTTTCCCTCCCAACACACCCTTTTGGAATGACTTGTTATACAGAAAAGGAGCCATAATCTTGCAGGATAag GCTAGTTGTCTGCCAGTTTTCCTGAGTGATATTAAATCAGGATCAAATATAATAGATGCTTGTGCTGCTCCTGGGAACAAGACTTCACATATTGCAGCTGTTATTGATAATGAAGG GAAGGTCTTGGCTGTGGAAAAGGACAGTACACGATTTGCAACACTCCAGAAGCTGCTGAAGGAACGAGGAGTGGAGTGCACCACCTTTGAGAACAGGGACTTCACTAAGCTCTCACTTGATTTGTATGGGGAAGCTCATTACATCTTCCTGGACCCAACCTGCTCTGCTAGTG GACTAAATATCATCAAAGATAATATTTCGCCACAGCGCATCAGAGGACTAGCATCATTTCAAATACATCTTCTTCAGTTTGCACTTTCATTTCCGTTTGTAGAAGAAGTTATATATTCaacttgttctgtatatgaagaagagaatgaggaagtcgTTGAGGAGGCTTTGAAAGTTTATGGCCATCAGTTTGAGCTTGAAGATATTGGGAAAAAACTTGATGGCTGGAAGCATTATGGAAAAGAAGGCTTTGACTTTGGAAGCAAGTGTGTAAGAACTGTTCCTGATGTGGACAGATGCCATGGTTTCTTTGTGGCAAAATTTGTAAGGAAAGCAGAACCAGATGGAGAAGGGTCATCCAAAGGTGCAGAGAATCACTGTACTGAAGATGTTGAAGCTGGCAATGAGGAACATGGAGAGACACTAAAGGACAATGCGGTTTCTTGTAACGGTGAACTAAGGGAGGACTTGGAGGAGGCAGagcaaaatcatgatgataacctgactcaaaagaaaaagaagaggaagaaaaagaagtcagCTAAAGTTGATGGTGGTGAGGTACACAgtgaagaaacagaggagaataATGCTGTTTCATGTGAAAGTGAATCAAGGGAGATTGTGGAGGAGGCAGAAGATAGTCATGTTGAAAATGATaacctaaagaaaaagaagaaaaagaaaaagaagaagtcagACAGAGGTGCAGGTGAAGAAGCAGGTgatgaggaaaatagaagagatagAGTGGACTTAATGGAGGTAGAAGACAATAATGAAGACTAtactcaaaagaagaagaaaaggaaaactagaGATGCTGGGATACACActggagaaacagagacaaacaataTGGAGGAATTAGAAGACAATCAAGATGAAGACTGtacccaaaagaaaaagaagaagaagaagacagtcaGAGATGAaggtgataagaaaaaaaatggacacaGAGAGAAGTACGATGCCGGTTCAGGCAAAAGTGAATTAGGAGAGGACTTCGAGCAGGTGGAGGACAATCATGATTTAAATtgtactaaaaaaaagaaaaaaaagaagcggtCAAGGGAATCGGAATCAGGGTCAGGAAAATCTGATGATAATCTTTTAGAGAGTAATCatctagaagaaaaaaatattaagaagaaaaagaattcccTAAGCAATAAAAATGACTAA
- the Nsun5 gene encoding 28S rRNA (cytosine-C(5))-methyltransferase isoform X3, translated as MCKTVQNATRIQTAIAASSLLVEQPQFDPHLAKILTSELINKGRLPGKSKPEQILLQYEDKIRKIIGTDLNANNEEKKKDSLPRYARINTLITSADRVHSHLAREGWRYEEHDFSSYDDFLDCIQNLDADSYVVDYHMKDLLVFPPNTPFWNDLLYRKGAIILQDKASCLPVFLSDIKSGSNIIDACAAPGNKTSHIAAVIDNEGKVLAVEKDSTRFATLQKLLKERGVECTTFENRDFTKLSLDLYGEAHYIFLDPTCSASGLNIIKDNISPQRIRGLASFQIHLLQFALSFPFVEEVIYSTCSVYEEENEEVVEEALKVYGHQFELEDIGKKLDGWKHYGKEGFDFGSKCVRTVPDVDRCHGFFVAKFVRKAEPDGEGSSKGAENHCTEDVEAGNEEHGETLKDNAVSCNGELREDLEEAEQNHDDNLTQKKKKRKKKKSAKVDGGEVHSEETEENNAVSCESESREIVEEAEDSHVENDNLKKKKKKKKKKSDRGAGEEAGDEENRRDRVDLMEVEDNNEDYTQKKKKRKTRDAGIHTGETETNNMEELEDNQDEDCTQKKKKKKKTVRDEGDKKKNGHREKYDAGSGKSELGEDFEQVEDNHDLNCTKKKKKKKRSRESESGSGKSDDNLLESNHLEEKNIKKKKNSLSNKND; from the exons ATGTGCAAAACTGTTCAGAATGCAACAAGAATACAAACAGCCATTGCTGCTTCCAGCCTTTTAGTAGAACAGCCACAGTTTGA TCCACACCTTGCAAAGATTTTGACTTCTGAACTCATCAATAAGGGACGTTTACCTGGAAAGAGCAAGCCAGAACAAATACTTCTTCAATATGAAGATAAAATAAGGAAGATAATTGGTACAGATCTGAATgcaaacaatgaagaaaaaaagaagg ATTCCCTGCCCAGGTATGCCAGAATCAACACCCTGATTACAAGTGCTGACAGAGTCCATAGCCACTTAGCCAGGGAAGGATGGAGATATGAAGAACATGACTTTAGTTCATATGATGATTTTTTGGACTGTATACAG AATTTGGATGCTGACAGTTACGTGGTTGATTACCACATGAAAGATCTTCTGGTTTTCCCTCCCAACACACCCTTTTGGAATGACTTGTTATACAGAAAAGGAGCCATAATCTTGCAGGATAag GCTAGTTGTCTGCCAGTTTTCCTGAGTGATATTAAATCAGGATCAAATATAATAGATGCTTGTGCTGCTCCTGGGAACAAGACTTCACATATTGCAGCTGTTATTGATAATGAAGG GAAGGTCTTGGCTGTGGAAAAGGACAGTACACGATTTGCAACACTCCAGAAGCTGCTGAAGGAACGAGGAGTGGAGTGCACCACCTTTGAGAACAGGGACTTCACTAAGCTCTCACTTGATTTGTATGGGGAAGCTCATTACATCTTCCTGGACCCAACCTGCTCTGCTAGTG GACTAAATATCATCAAAGATAATATTTCGCCACAGCGCATCAGAGGACTAGCATCATTTCAAATACATCTTCTTCAGTTTGCACTTTCATTTCCGTTTGTAGAAGAAGTTATATATTCaacttgttctgtatatgaagaagagaatgaggaagtcgTTGAGGAGGCTTTGAAAGTTTATGGCCATCAGTTTGAGCTTGAAGATATTGGGAAAAAACTTGATGGCTGGAAGCATTATGGAAAAGAAGGCTTTGACTTTGGAAGCAAGTGTGTAAGAACTGTTCCTGATGTGGACAGATGCCATGGTTTCTTTGTGGCAAAATTTGTAAGGAAAGCAGAACCAGATGGAGAAGGGTCATCCAAAGGTGCAGAGAATCACTGTACTGAAGATGTTGAAGCTGGCAATGAGGAACATGGAGAGACACTAAAGGACAATGCGGTTTCTTGTAACGGTGAACTAAGGGAGGACTTGGAGGAGGCAGagcaaaatcatgatgataacctgactcaaaagaaaaagaagaggaagaaaaagaagtcagCTAAAGTTGATGGTGGTGAGGTACACAgtgaagaaacagaggagaataATGCTGTTTCATGTGAAAGTGAATCAAGGGAGATTGTGGAGGAGGCAGAAGATAGTCATGTTGAAAATGATaacctaaagaaaaagaagaaaaagaaaaagaagaagtcagACAGAGGTGCAGGTGAAGAAGCAGGTgatgaggaaaatagaagagatagAGTGGACTTAATGGAGGTAGAAGACAATAATGAAGACTAtactcaaaagaagaagaaaaggaaaactagaGATGCTGGGATACACActggagaaacagagacaaacaataTGGAGGAATTAGAAGACAATCAAGATGAAGACTGtacccaaaagaaaaagaagaagaagaagacagtcaGAGATGAaggtgataagaaaaaaaatggacacaGAGAGAAGTACGATGCCGGTTCAGGCAAAAGTGAATTAGGAGAGGACTTCGAGCAGGTGGAGGACAATCATGATTTAAATtgtactaaaaaaaagaaaaaaaagaagcggtCAAGGGAATCGGAATCAGGGTCAGGAAAATCTGATGATAATCTTTTAGAGAGTAATCatctagaagaaaaaaatattaagaagaaaaagaattcccTAAGCAATAAAAATGACTAA
- the Nsun5 gene encoding 28S rRNA (cytosine-C(5))-methyltransferase isoform X2 codes for MDITGIWKGVQAYSGMFVYTTCQQCAKNYQTISALMCKTVQNATRIQTAIAASSLLVEQPQFDPHLAKILTSELINKGRLPGKSKPEQILLQYEDKIRKIIGTDLNANNEEKKKDSLPRYARINTLITSADRVHSHLAREGWRYEEHDFSSYDDFLDCIQNLDADSYVVDYHMKDLLVFPPNTPFWNDLLYRKGAIILQDKASCLPVFLSDIKSGSNIIDACAAPGNKTSHIAAVIDNEGKVLAVEKDSTRFATLQKLLKERGVECTTFENRDFTKLSLDLYGEAHYIFLDPTCSASGLNIIKDNISPQRIRGLASFQIHLLQFALSFPFVEEVIYSTCSVYEEENEEVVEEALKVYGHQFELEDIGKKLDGWKHYGKEGFDFGSKCVRTVPDVDRCHGFFVAKFVRKAEPDGEGSSKGAENHCTEDVEAGNEEHGETLKDNAVSCNGELREDLEEAEQNHDDNLTQKKKKRKKKKSAKVDGGEVHSEETEENNAVSCESESREIVEEAEDSHVENDNLKKKKKKKKKKSDRGAGEEAGDEENRRDRVDLMEVEDNNEDYTQKKKKRKTRDAGIHTGETETNNMEELEDNQDEDCTQKKKKKKKTVRDEGDKKKNGHREKYDAGSGKSELGEDFEQVEDNHDLNCTKKKKKKKRSRESESGSGKSDDNLLESNHLEEKNIKKKKNSLSNKND; via the exons ATGGATATAACTGGCATTTGGAAGGGAGTCCAGGCATATAGTGGCATGTTTGTATATACCACCTGTCAACAGTGTGCTAAG AATTATCAAACTATTTCAGCATTGATGTGCAAAACTGTTCAGAATGCAACAAGAATACAAACAGCCATTGCTGCTTCCAGCCTTTTAGTAGAACAGCCACAGTTTGA TCCACACCTTGCAAAGATTTTGACTTCTGAACTCATCAATAAGGGACGTTTACCTGGAAAGAGCAAGCCAGAACAAATACTTCTTCAATATGAAGATAAAATAAGGAAGATAATTGGTACAGATCTGAATgcaaacaatgaagaaaaaaagaagg ATTCCCTGCCCAGGTATGCCAGAATCAACACCCTGATTACAAGTGCTGACAGAGTCCATAGCCACTTAGCCAGGGAAGGATGGAGATATGAAGAACATGACTTTAGTTCATATGATGATTTTTTGGACTGTATACAG AATTTGGATGCTGACAGTTACGTGGTTGATTACCACATGAAAGATCTTCTGGTTTTCCCTCCCAACACACCCTTTTGGAATGACTTGTTATACAGAAAAGGAGCCATAATCTTGCAGGATAag GCTAGTTGTCTGCCAGTTTTCCTGAGTGATATTAAATCAGGATCAAATATAATAGATGCTTGTGCTGCTCCTGGGAACAAGACTTCACATATTGCAGCTGTTATTGATAATGAAGG GAAGGTCTTGGCTGTGGAAAAGGACAGTACACGATTTGCAACACTCCAGAAGCTGCTGAAGGAACGAGGAGTGGAGTGCACCACCTTTGAGAACAGGGACTTCACTAAGCTCTCACTTGATTTGTATGGGGAAGCTCATTACATCTTCCTGGACCCAACCTGCTCTGCTAGTG GACTAAATATCATCAAAGATAATATTTCGCCACAGCGCATCAGAGGACTAGCATCATTTCAAATACATCTTCTTCAGTTTGCACTTTCATTTCCGTTTGTAGAAGAAGTTATATATTCaacttgttctgtatatgaagaagagaatgaggaagtcgTTGAGGAGGCTTTGAAAGTTTATGGCCATCAGTTTGAGCTTGAAGATATTGGGAAAAAACTTGATGGCTGGAAGCATTATGGAAAAGAAGGCTTTGACTTTGGAAGCAAGTGTGTAAGAACTGTTCCTGATGTGGACAGATGCCATGGTTTCTTTGTGGCAAAATTTGTAAGGAAAGCAGAACCAGATGGAGAAGGGTCATCCAAAGGTGCAGAGAATCACTGTACTGAAGATGTTGAAGCTGGCAATGAGGAACATGGAGAGACACTAAAGGACAATGCGGTTTCTTGTAACGGTGAACTAAGGGAGGACTTGGAGGAGGCAGagcaaaatcatgatgataacctgactcaaaagaaaaagaagaggaagaaaaagaagtcagCTAAAGTTGATGGTGGTGAGGTACACAgtgaagaaacagaggagaataATGCTGTTTCATGTGAAAGTGAATCAAGGGAGATTGTGGAGGAGGCAGAAGATAGTCATGTTGAAAATGATaacctaaagaaaaagaagaaaaagaaaaagaagaagtcagACAGAGGTGCAGGTGAAGAAGCAGGTgatgaggaaaatagaagagatagAGTGGACTTAATGGAGGTAGAAGACAATAATGAAGACTAtactcaaaagaagaagaaaaggaaaactagaGATGCTGGGATACACActggagaaacagagacaaacaataTGGAGGAATTAGAAGACAATCAAGATGAAGACTGtacccaaaagaaaaagaagaagaagaagacagtcaGAGATGAaggtgataagaaaaaaaatggacacaGAGAGAAGTACGATGCCGGTTCAGGCAAAAGTGAATTAGGAGAGGACTTCGAGCAGGTGGAGGACAATCATGATTTAAATtgtactaaaaaaaagaaaaaaaagaagcggtCAAGGGAATCGGAATCAGGGTCAGGAAAATCTGATGATAATCTTTTAGAGAGTAATCatctagaagaaaaaaatattaagaagaaaaagaattcccTAAGCAATAAAAATGACTAA